One genomic segment of Cryptococcus neoformans var. neoformans JEC21 chromosome 8 sequence includes these proteins:
- a CDS encoding endoplasmic reticulum protein, putative, with product MALEHHQDAQEPQDQSPWRRRMSHPLPIPTFRPNIPNIPHLRAALLGYLGELETALRRKLGDDLSEVGGVLHGGGNGSGRGRLPSVSLSSSMSTEDWTTSTESNDEDSYHGYSSALAGSSSISEVRQRNIATNADSNGSPSANTNAKDDTTTDPSSTKDSYINLLNHLSALREEASNYLPSLSVHMPLSIPNRQWLRSLPSRLSIVDPGLLSPLDKAKIKDELAAVIDFESGAVEGARKRVVDMVHAMLPSEDWAGWERLGWEEQEYGDGWRPGEYGHRRTRSASLGRSGKGKHNQDNDSDYPMMEDEEPEYLFPNRTPASTRALARRRAVRSKSVGAASLPLVKRARMERSQSYAFGSLVSFSPGKTVSEPVEMGSAGGSDREDGDEARDEDGDEVDEVMNEEGKDEGEFISISYLTVDLKSSLIAVETTTDPSVADGLRSSEDGGKLITYNELPAIWRNNEHIRTGYRFIPLHLKTGPVPLIKSAFAIHNETVNIHSHLIPTLFIFACIPFIIYNTPLPDAHPLDTAVVIAYLVAAISCLSSSAGWHVLSGCASRKWFEWGACVDYIGISWLIAASFGTVVYNGFYCQPKLTLFYCTTNMLCGALGSYLPFQRWFNERRNKHLRISFFLFLCFAMFAPMVHMFGQYGWHKASAFVAPFMVSIVAYVVGLLFYAFHFPECKWPGKFDIWGSSHQLWHLGIVVAIVLHYRAIFVAHGVKHEYSCAAPGQDISVAMVLERMIGWR from the exons ATGGCGCTAGAACATCATCAAGATGCACAAGAACCACAAGACCAAAGTCCATGGCGCCGGCGCATGTCCCACCCTCTTCCTATCCCCACTTTCCGCCCCAACATCCCCAACATTCCTCACCTCCGCGCTGCACTTCTCGGATATCTTGGTGAACTTGAGACTGCTCTCCGCCGTAAACTAGGAGACGATCTTTCCGAAGTTGGAGGGGTCTTACATGGTGGTGGCAACGGTAGCGGAAGGGGGAGGTTGCCATCGGTCTCATTGTCATCTTCTATGTCAACGGAGGACTGGACTACGTCGACTGAGAGTAATGATGAAGATTCTTACCATGGGTATTCGTCCGCCCTTGCTGGATCTTCTTCGATTTCCGAGGTTCGACAGCGTAACATTGCCACTAACGCCGATAGCAATGGTAGCCCCAGTGCCAATACCAACGCCAAGGACGATACCACTACAGATCCCTCATCTACAAAAGACAGCTacatcaacctcctcaaccACCTTTCCGCTCTTCGCGAAGAAGCTTCCAATtaccttccttccttatCTGTGCACATGCCTCTCTCTATACCTAACCGGCAATGGCTTCGCTCCCTCCCTTCACGACTCTCCATCGTCGACCCTGGACTGCTTTCTCCTCTCGATAAGGCGAAAATCAAGGACGAGCTTGCAGCCGTGATAGATTTTGAGAGTGGGGCAGTGGAAggggcgaggaagagggtggtggaCATGGTTCATGCGATGCTGCCTTCAGAGGATTGGGCGGGGTGGGAGAGGTTGGGATGGGAGGAGCAAGAGTACGGGGATGGGTGGAGACCAGGGGAATATGGACACAGGCGGACGCGATCAGCATCCCTTGGTCGATCCGGCAAAGGGAAACACAATCAAGACAATGATAGCGACTATCcgatgatggaagatgaagaaccAGAATACCTTTTCCCCAACCGTACCCCCGCCTCAACCCGCGCACTcgcaagaagaagagcggtCAGGTCGAAATCAGTAGGGGCGGCGTCGTTACCATTAGTAAAGAGGgcaaggatggagaggtcGCAGAGCTATGCGTTTGGGTCGTTGGTCAGTTTTAGTCCGGGAAAGACTGTTTCAGAGCCAGTTGAGATGGGAAGTGCGGGTGGGAGTGATCGTGAGGATGGGGACGAAGCcagggatgaagatggtgatgaggtGGACGAAGTGATGAAcgaagaggggaaggacGAGGGAGAGTTTATCAGTATATCGTACTTGACCGTAGACTTAAAATCAAGTCTGATTGCTGTGGAAACGACGACAGACCCGTCTGTCGCTGATGGGCTCAGAAGTTCAGAGGATGGGGGAAAACTGATAACGTACAACGAGTTGCCTGCGATATGGAGAAATAATGAACATATTCGTACTGGCTA CCGATTCATACCTCTACACCTCAAGACGGGGCCTGTGCCGCTTATCAAATCTGCTTTTGCAATACATAACGAAACCG TGAATATACATTCGCATTTGATTCCAACGCTTTTCATTTTCGCTTGTATACCC TTTATAATATATAATACCCCCCTCCCCGACGCCCACCCACTCGACACAGCAGTAGTGATCGCCTACCTTGTCGCTGCTATTTCCTGCCTGAGTTCTTCAGCTGGGTGGCATGTGTTGAGCGGGTGTGCGAGTCGAAAGTGGTTTGAGTGGGGAGCTTGTGTGGATT ATATTGGTATATCAT GGCTCATAGCAGCATCCTTCGGCACCGTCGTTTACAACGGTTTCTACTGCCAACCGAAATTGACATTGTTTTACTGTACGACTAACATGCTATGCGGAGCCTTGGGGTCATATCTGCCTTTTCAGCGATGGTTCAATGAGAGGCGGAATaaa CATCTGAGAATAtcattctttcttttcctgtGTTTTGCGATGTTTGCGCCGATGGTACACATGTTTGGGCAATATGGATGGCATAAAGCGTCGGCCTTTGTTG CCCCATTCATGGTATCCATCGTAGCGTATGTTGTTGGTCTTTTGTTCTACGCGTTTCATTTCCCGGAATGCAAATGGCCTGGAAAGTTTGATATATGGGGATCTAGTCATCAG CTCTGGCATCTGGGTATCGTCGTCGCCATCGTCCTCCATTATCGAGCTATCTTTGTAGCGCATGGTGTGAAGCATGAGTATTCTTGTGCGGCGCCAGGTCAGGATATTTCGGTGGCGATGGttttggagaggatgattggGTGGCGATAA
- a CDS encoding monosaccharide transporter, putative, with the protein MSKITVAPSREEVPSLSALGIKAHPDALTLAYDDNALAGSYGGNGLKDLFASRMVLLAASAACIGGLLFGFDQGILSICLTMPQFQDQFPETNAEVNPQASLNKGIMTALLELGAFLGAFMSGYVSDRYSRKGSLAFGMVWFIIGSVLQSASYSFAQLVVGRFIGGIGIGVLSSTAPTYISEIAPPNIRGALLVLEQFSIVLGIVVMYYITYGSRYLSGGGSFRLPFALQMFPCIILGGFLYQLPYSPRWLALRGRDQECLASLCRLRQLPDTDPRVQAEWITIRAEAIRNREVLVKAHPTMTDKSTKSEFKLELASWVDMFRVGSIRQTMIGILLMFFQQFVGINALVYYAPTLFEQLGLDYELQLTLAGALNIAQLVAVVAAFFLLDKFGRKVFLIVGAIGLTVSHSVVAAMIGTYGDNWPAHKGPAWVGVGFIFGVMIFYGIGWGPVPWAMPAEIHASSRRAKGVAITTCSNWLNNFIIGLITPPLISGTKGYGAFIFFAIWSLLACLWSVFFVPETKGRTLEQMDAVFKSRTAIEDAQARDDILQIVCKEALNSINNPRQVPKMEIEMLENVDEKKSGTPSTISQV; encoded by the exons ATGAGTAAAATTACTGTCGCACCGAGCAGGGAGGAAGTCCCCAGTCTCTCTGCTCTGGGTATCAAGGCGCACCCGGATGCTCTGACTCTTGCATACGATGACAACGCCCTGGCAGGCTCTTATGGCGGTAATG GTCTCAAGGATCTTTTTGCCAGCAGGATGGTTTTACTGGCCGCCAGCGCTGCATGCATTGGTGGACTCTTATTTGGATTTGATCAGGGTATCCTGTCCATCTGTTTGACCATGCCCCAGTTCCAAGATCAGTTCCCAGAGACAAATGCAGAGGTAAACCCACAAGCGAGTCTCAACAAGGG TATCATGACAGCATTACTTGAGCTGGGTGCCTTTTTGGGAGCTTTCATGTCGGGATATGTTTCGGACCGGTATTCGCGAAAGGGATCTCTAG CTTTTGGTATGGTCTGGTTCATTATTGGATC TGTCCTGCAAAGCGCTTCCTATTCGTTTGCTCAGCTTGTTGTTGGGCGTTTCATTGGAGGTATCGGTATTGGTGTGCTTTCTTCAACTGCTCCCACCTATATCAGCGAGATTGCTCCCCCCAACATCCGAGGTGCCCTGCTCGTCCTCGAACAATTTTCCATCGTTCTTGGCATTGTGGTCATGTATTACATT ACATATGGATCTCGATACTTGTCCGGAGGTGGTTCGTTCCGACTGCCTTTTGCACTTCAGATGTTTCCTT GTATTATCCTTGGAGGGTTCCTGTACCAACTTCCTTACTCCCCTAGATGGCTGGCTCTCCGTGGTCGTGATCAAGAATGTCTGGCGAGCTTGTGTCGTCTCCGTCAGTTGCCTGATACCGACCCTAGGGTTCAAGCCGAATGGATCACCATCAGAGCAGAGGCCATTCGTAACCGTGAGGTGCTCGTTAAGGCGCATCCAACTATGACCGACAAGTCGACCAAATCGGAATTCAAGCTCGAGCTCGCGAGTTGGGTCGACATGTTCAGAGTCGGAAGTATACGACAGACGATGATCGGTATTCTACTCATGTTCTTCCAGCAGTTTGTGGGCATCAACGCT CTTGTCTACTATGCTCCGACACTGTTCGAACAGCTAGGACTTGATTACGAGCTTCAACTTACCCTCGCGGGTGCCTTGAATATCGCACAGCTTGTCGCTGTCGTCgctgcctttttccttcttgacaaATTTGGCCGCAAAGTTTTCCTTATCGTCGGTGCCATCGGTCTTACAGTTTCTCATTCCGTTGTAGCGGCCATGATCG GAACCTATGGTGACAACTGGCCGGCTCACAAGGGTCCTGCTTGGGTGGGTGTTGGATTCATCTTCGGTGTCATGATCTTCTACGGTATCGGTTGGGGTCCCGTCCCTTGGGCCATGC CTGCTGAAATTCACGCCTCCAGTCGCCGTGCCAAGGGTGTCGCTATAACAACCTGCTCCAATTGGCTGAACAATTTTATCATC GGCTTAATCACTCCTCCCCTCATTTCGGGCACCAAAGGATACGGGGCATTCATATTCTTTGCCATCTGGTCTCTCTTGGCTTGCCTTTGgtccgtcttcttcgtaCCTGAAACCAA AGGTCGTACCCTTGAGCAGATGGACGCCGTGTTCAAATCTCGAACTGCAATTGAGGATGCCCAAGCAAGGGATGACATCCTGCAAATTGTCTGCAAAGAGGCTCTCAACTCAATTAACAACCCCAGACAGGTTCCTAAGATGGAGATCGAGATGTTGGAAAACgtggacgagaagaagagtggtaCGCCAAGTACCATAAGCCAGGTGTAA
- a CDS encoding Alpha-L-arabinofuranosidase, putative, whose amino-acid sequence MAVYSQHVTVNQSLLQQQAPRDFPNTPSHPKTLASTPILLDVTRLLYPSGPPVTDKLFSGFLEHLGRCIYGGIVDDPKDPSPKWLLEVQDEGKTFQKDRLGWRKDVMGCLAKDGELEIPMLRWPGGNFVSNYHWQDGIGPISERPKRVELAWLSDESNRFGTDEFIDYCRATGAEPYICLNMGTGSLEEALAWVEYCNGTGDTHWANLRRKNTGRDEPHAVKYWGLGNEMWGPWQVGNLLPSEYVRKARQWAHALKLVDPSIVLVSCGETGASDWDREVIQGLLPWADMHSIHFYTMLGHDKMSSVSGYDYEKNVFGPAAAEKHIDICKSLIDLANIGRTWERMPAKDMKICFDEWNVWDDVKAPGSNGLEQWYDYTDMLGFCAWLNVLVRKHKDIGIACLAQSVNVISPLMTKPDGIVRQTLYYPLQLFSKYMKNGHLLQLPVFPDVYTGPTFPVYIQQGNYKPSYVDSVAILVETEKGASIRVSILNRHPEVDWSSKIGFSGFEVESVEVHEIYSDDLAAANTFENPDTIIPKITKKNAKEWDGDVLVKKHSWSFIIFNGRFH is encoded by the exons ATGGCCGTCTACAGCCAACACGTTACAGTGAAtcagtctcttctccagcaACAGGCTCCACGCGACTTTCCCAACACTCCCTCCCATCCCAAAACACTGGCATCAACTCCTATCCTCCTCGATGTCACCCGTCTCCTCTATCCCTCCGGACCTCCCGTCACAGACAAGCTCTTCAGCGGCTTCCTCGAACATCTCGGGAGGTGTATCTACGGAGGTATTGTGGATGACCCGAAGGATCCAAGTCCGAAATGGCTTTTGGAGGTGCaggatgaaggaaagacgTTTCAGAAAGATAGATTGgggtggaggaaagatgTGATGGGGTGCTTGGCGAAGGATGGGGAGCTCGAGATTCCAATGCTGAGGTGGCCTGGTG GTAACTTCGTCTCCAATTACCACTGGCAAGACGGTATCGGCCCCATCTCTGAGCGTCCAAAGCGTGTCGAGCTCGCTTGGCTCAGCGACGAGTCCAACAGGTTTGGCACCGACGAGTTTATCGACTACTGCCGAGCGACGGGTGCTGAGCCTTACATCTGTTTGAATA TGGGCACAGGAAGTCTTGAGGAAGCTTTGGCATGGGTTGAGTATTGCAACGGGACTGGCGATACCCA CTGGGCAAACCTTCGACGCAAAAATACTGGAAGGGACGAGCCTCATGCTGTCAAATACTGGGGTCTCGGTAATGAGA TGTGGGGTCCATGGCAAGTTGGCaaccttctcccttccgAGTACGTGAGGAAAGCAAGGCAATGGGCCCATGCTCTCAAGCTCGTTGACCCTAGCATCGTATTGGTATCTTGTGGCGAGACT GGTGCGTCTGATTGGGATAGAGAGGTTATCCAGGGTCTTCTTCCATGGGCTGATATGCACTCCATTCACTTCTA TACTATGCTCGGCCACGACAAGATGTCCAGCGTATCTGGTTATGACTACGAGAAGAACGTCTTCGGGCCAGCC GCTGCCGAGAAGCACATCGACATCTGCAAGTCACTCATCGACCTCGCTAACATCGGCCGAACCTGGGAGCGCATGCCAGCGAAGGATATGAAGATCTGCTTTGATGAG TGGAACGTCTGGGACGACGTCAAAGCGCCCGGGTCCAACGGGTTGGAGCAATGGTACGACTACACCGACATGCTTGGCTTTTGTGCATGGTTGAATGTGCTTGTGAGGAAGCATAAGGATATAGGCATTGCATGTCTTGCTCAGTCTGTCAACGTC ATCTCACCTCTCATGACCAAGCCAGATGGCATTGTTCGCCAGACTTTGTATTACCCCCTTCAGCTTTTCAGCAAGTACATGAAGAACGGacaccttctccaacttccTGTCTTCCCTGACGTCTA CACCGGTCCCACGTTCCCTGTCTACATCCAACAAGGCAACTACAAACCCTCCTACGTCGACTCTGTCGCTATACTCGTAGAAACGGAGAAGGGAGCAAGCATCAGGGTTAGCATTCTGAATAGGCATCCGGAGGTGGATTGGAGCTCGAAGATAGGGTTCTCGGGTTTCG AGGTCGAGAGTGTCGAGGTTCACGAGATCTACTCGGACGACCTTGCTGCTGCG AATACGTTCGAAAACCCTGACACTATTATTCCTAAGATTACAAAGAAGAACGCGAAAGAGTGGGATGGAGATGTTTTGGTTAAGAAGCATTCGTGGTCCTTCATCATTTTCAATGGTCGTTTTCATTGA
- a CDS encoding glucose transporter, putative yields MLPPKIYTFLCGCFAAMGAMLYGYDLGVISYVLVAPDFLKTMDTTDENYIGFITSSMLLGAFVGSIPASLIADAFSRRMAITVAGVVFIIGGILQTAAPNKEAMFAGRFFAGIGIGMLGLLTPLYQSEIAHPSARGMLTATFQFFLGIGSFIAGWIAYGVAQTHFESPMAWRLPLGFQMLPAVPLIFLTFLLPESPRWLIIKGHDEKALRSLARLHAKGDESDPFVLGEFAAIKNKVDAEAVMQQSWRLIFNFEDRTNMRKVLYGIILQFSVQMTGVSAIQYYAPTVYASVGFSTNTSLLINSINSVNALIAQFCCILFVDKIGRRFPLIFGNILSGTCFAVATALAKQFADGRGSRGQGIGFVVVLYVYNFFFSACIGPLSWIYPVEIMNTAIRAKATAMVNMAAWISNFMIGQVSPKAFANIGWRYYLVFCICSFTNAITFYLFFPETRGRTLEEMDNYFRQMNLIVPLTKDVQKISAHEREAQLVEQGVIQQEVGMQQEVDEKDEKNEKKDEKKEIEHQEVV; encoded by the exons ATGTTACCCCCAAAGATCTACACCTTCCTATGTGGCTGCTTCGCCGC CATGGGCGCGATGCTCTATGGTTATGATCTGGGTGTCATCTCTTACGTTCTGGTAGCGCCGGATTTCCTCAAGACCATGGATACCACAGACGAGAATTATATCGGCTTCATAACTTCCTCTATGCTGCTCGGTGCCTTCGTCGGTAGTATCCCCGCTTCTTTGATTGCAGATGCTTTCAGCAGAAGAATGGCTA TCACCGTAGCAGGTGtggtcttcatcatcggtGGTATCTTGCAGACGGCAGCTCCAAACAAGGAGGCTATGTTTGCTGGGCGATTCTTTGCTGGTATTGGTATCGGCATGCTGGGACTGTTGACGCCTT TGTACCAATCCGAGATCG CTCATCCTTCGGCTCGTGGTATGCTTACAGCAACCTTCCAATTCTTTCTCGGTATCGGCTCTTTCATAGCAGGATGGATCGCGTATGGTGTTGCGCAGACTCACTTTGAGTCGCCCATGGCGTGGAGGCTTCCG CTTGGATTCCAAATGCTCCCCGCGGTCCCactcatcttcttgacttTCCTCTTACCCGAATCTCCTCG ATGGTTGATCATCAAAGGCCACGACGAAAAGGCCCTCAGGAGTCTTGCTCGTCTGCATGCAAAGGGTGACGAGAGCGATCCATTCGTGCTGGGGGAGTTTGCCGCTATCAAAAACAAAGTCGATGCCGAAGCCGTTATGCAACAGTCTTGGAGACTT ATCTTCAACTTTGAAGACCGGACAAACATGAGAAAGGTGCTGTATGGTATTATCCTACAATTCTCCGTTCAAATGACTGGTGTGTCGGCTATCCAATACTATGCCCC CACGGTGTACGCCTCAGTCGGGTTCTCAACCAATACTTCTCTCTTGATTAATTCCATCAACTCTGTCAACGCTCTCATCGCCCAGTTCTGCTGTATTCTCTTTGTTGACAAGATTGGGCGTCGATTCCCTTTGATCTTTGGAAATATCTTATCAGGAACCTGTTTCGCTGTCGCTAC TGCATTGGCAAAGCAGTTCGCGGATGGACGTGGCAGCAGAGGCCAAGGTATCGGTTTCGTCGTCGTGCTCTACGTAtacaacttcttcttttctgccTGTATCGGTCCTCTCTCTTGGATCTA CCCGGTTGAAATCATGAACACTGCTATTCGAGCCAAAGCGACGGCAATGGTAAACATGGCTGCTTGGATCTCGAACTTTATGATTGGTCAAGTCTCTCCCAAGGCTTTCGCCAACATCG GCTGGAGATATTACCTGGTTTTCTGCATCTGTTCCTTTACCAACGCCATCACCTTCtaccttttcttccctgaAACCCGAGGCCGAACGCtggaggaaatggacaACTACTTTAGGCAGATGAACCTCATCGTGCCGTTGACGAAGGATGTACAGAAGATCTCGGCGCATGAGCGAGAGGCGCAGCTTGTGGAGCAAG GTGTCATTCAACAAGAGGTGGGCATGCAACAAGAGGtggacgagaaggatgagaagaatgaaaaaaaggatgagaagaaggagattgagcaTCAGGAGGTGGTATAG